One Paracidovorax avenae ATCC 19860 genomic region harbors:
- a CDS encoding FAD-dependent monooxygenase, with product MEIGILGGGIAGLSVALALHKQGHTLRVYERRNAPATMGAGVTLWPNAGFVLQELGLLEDVGAVGGRPLSVHRKDATGTSLGGLDITMLDQLMGYPTHTILRRDLQSVLLDHVARAGIQVEFGHRAVAIDLDAGHKAVARFENGKSICPDLLIGADGRMDSVARRFVAGDNTPIYQGFVNWIGVAQGNGPLVSDIAIQDYWGSGDRFGCVPIRTDLVYWAAAQARPLPGATPAADMHKEVMDLFGEWPDPIARLIEATPAHSIQLIAVHDVEPLQTWSRANVLLVGDAAHAPLPTSGQGACQALEDAWHLARCLDGANGGLDEALTRFATVRGPKTTKLAEQGRMFARGLFAQDPETCRIRNERAKASVPLRDAQAMAAGWSQGLPMANCTDEMSGNGVGSLYRL from the coding sequence ATGGAAATCGGAATACTTGGTGGCGGAATCGCAGGCTTGAGCGTGGCCCTTGCTCTGCACAAGCAGGGGCACACCCTCCGCGTCTATGAACGTCGGAACGCGCCGGCGACCATGGGAGCTGGCGTAACGCTTTGGCCCAACGCTGGCTTTGTGCTGCAAGAGCTGGGGCTGTTGGAGGATGTCGGGGCGGTGGGCGGTCGGCCGTTGTCAGTGCACCGCAAAGACGCAACGGGGACCTCGCTGGGAGGTCTGGACATCACGATGCTGGACCAGCTCATGGGCTACCCAACCCATACGATCCTGCGTCGGGACTTGCAGTCGGTACTCCTCGACCACGTGGCACGCGCGGGTATCCAGGTGGAGTTCGGACATCGGGCGGTAGCGATTGACCTGGATGCCGGCCATAAGGCCGTGGCGAGGTTCGAGAACGGGAAGAGTATCTGTCCGGATCTGCTCATTGGTGCGGATGGCCGCATGGACTCGGTGGCGCGCAGGTTCGTCGCAGGTGACAACACCCCCATCTACCAGGGGTTTGTGAACTGGATCGGTGTTGCACAAGGGAATGGCCCGTTGGTGAGCGACATCGCCATTCAGGACTACTGGGGGTCTGGCGATCGTTTCGGTTGCGTCCCGATCCGGACAGATTTGGTGTACTGGGCGGCCGCGCAGGCGCGGCCATTGCCTGGCGCGACGCCCGCAGCGGACATGCATAAAGAGGTGATGGACCTGTTTGGGGAATGGCCCGATCCTATCGCCCGCCTCATCGAAGCCACGCCGGCGCACTCCATCCAGCTGATTGCCGTGCATGACGTGGAGCCGCTGCAAACCTGGAGCCGAGCCAATGTGCTGCTCGTCGGAGACGCGGCGCACGCGCCACTGCCGACCTCGGGTCAAGGCGCCTGTCAGGCGTTGGAAGACGCTTGGCATCTGGCAAGATGCCTCGATGGGGCCAACGGCGGCCTGGATGAAGCACTGACGCGCTTCGCCACGGTGCGCGGTCCAAAGACCACCAAACTGGCGGAGCAGGGCCGAATGTTCGCGCGCGGCCTTTTTGCCCAGGACCCCGAAACCTGCCGCATTCGCAATGAGCGCGCCAAGGCGTCCGTTCCATTGCGTGACGCGCAAGCGATGGCGGCTGGATGGTCGCAGGGTTTGCCAATGGCCAATTGCACCGACGAGATGTCTGGGAACGGCGTCGGGAGCTTGTACCGCCTATAG
- a CDS encoding LysR family transcriptional regulator, whose translation MRNNLDLNTVRVYVAVVDEQSFSGAGRLLALPSSNVSRHVAALERRLGVRLLERSTRHLRMTEAGRLVYERAKPLLDALLSTEEELGAVQRELKGPLRMCMPNEAPRLLAPILAEFCSLHPGIELECDTRMAGLEVLREDMDLSIVFHRGRQDDSAFITRELATLPSIVVAAPALLAQTGIPRQVRELKSLPCITTMSALKGQPWQFLDAAGEIVKVPVRSRYRVNSGELAVAGARQGLGFAIVAAHPCQDDLAAGRLQEVQLDLSPAPLQLLGAYSHRHSVTARVRALLEFIQEQLQRRGAIQVQGQLATSSLP comes from the coding sequence GTGCGCAACAACCTCGACCTGAATACCGTCCGTGTCTACGTGGCCGTCGTAGACGAGCAGAGCTTTTCCGGGGCGGGGCGCCTGCTAGCCCTGCCATCGTCCAACGTCAGCCGCCACGTTGCGGCGCTGGAGCGCAGGCTGGGCGTTCGCTTGCTGGAACGCAGCACTCGCCATCTGCGCATGACGGAGGCCGGGAGGCTGGTTTACGAGCGTGCCAAACCGCTACTCGACGCCTTGCTCTCCACAGAGGAGGAACTCGGCGCGGTGCAGCGCGAATTGAAGGGGCCTCTCAGGATGTGCATGCCAAACGAAGCGCCCAGGTTGCTCGCTCCTATCCTCGCCGAATTCTGCAGTCTGCATCCAGGCATTGAATTGGAGTGCGACACACGCATGGCAGGCCTGGAAGTGCTGCGGGAAGACATGGACCTCTCCATCGTCTTCCACCGGGGACGTCAAGATGACAGTGCGTTCATCACCCGCGAACTCGCGACATTGCCAAGCATTGTGGTCGCCGCGCCCGCACTGCTCGCTCAAACGGGGATCCCACGCCAGGTGCGCGAACTCAAGTCCTTGCCGTGCATTACCACCATGAGCGCACTGAAGGGCCAGCCCTGGCAGTTTCTCGACGCGGCGGGCGAGATCGTGAAGGTGCCTGTGCGTAGCCGCTACCGTGTTAACAGCGGGGAGCTGGCGGTAGCGGGAGCGCGCCAGGGACTGGGCTTCGCAATAGTTGCAGCCCACCCGTGCCAAGACGATCTTGCCGCGGGCCGGTTGCAGGAAGTCCAGTTGGATCTGAGCCCTGCGCCGCTGCAATTGCTTGGTGCCTACAGTCACCGTCATTCTGTCACTGCGCGGGTTCGTGCTTTGTTGGAGTTCATCCAGGAGCAGTTGCAGCGGCGCGGCGCAATTCAAGTTCAGGGCCAACTCGCAACATCAAGTCTTCCTTGA
- a CDS encoding efflux transporter outer membrane subunit, whose translation MRRRAALPRSAGLVQRAVPLLAAGLARRATSLLTALLLAGCGSLAVGPDYHVPAEAAMRDPAAAGPFQETQAQARSNAPGADAALSTDPLPPRWWHLFRDPTLDALVQEALAHNTDLRVAAANLELQQAALAQVRAAEQPQLSLSGGPGFGHVSGLSELAPGLSPSNQFAYSVEAGLSYQVDVVGELRRAAEAAQADFSGAAAALDLARVNVAAGTARAYALACATGQQLKVAESSVSLQKEQLGVVQLLHDAGRAGATDLARSRALLAQLEASPPALQAQRQAALYQLAAWLGRTPGALPAAVQQCAAVPQVAGALPVGDGAALLRRRPDLRRSERQLAAATARIGVATAQLYPKVSLGLSASSTGPAGDFLGRDTFAWNIGPLIRWSLPNTGAVRARIAGAEAGTRMALASFDGAVLQALRETETALSAYRQELISVEALKRARDDSAQVARQAQRLYVGGRSAYLDALDAQRSLATAEASLAAAQARVAQEQVAVFMALGGGWE comes from the coding sequence ATGAGACGCCGCGCCGCCCTGCCCCGCTCCGCTGGCCTTGTCCAGCGCGCTGTGCCGCTCCTCGCTGCAGGCCTCGCCCGCCGGGCCACGTCGCTGCTCACCGCACTGCTCCTGGCCGGTTGCGGAAGCCTGGCCGTCGGGCCCGACTACCACGTACCCGCCGAGGCGGCCATGCGTGATCCGGCCGCGGCTGGCCCGTTCCAGGAAACGCAGGCGCAGGCCCGGTCGAACGCACCCGGCGCCGATGCAGCCCTCTCCACCGATCCCCTCCCGCCGCGCTGGTGGCACCTGTTCCGCGACCCGACCCTCGACGCCCTGGTGCAGGAGGCGCTGGCGCACAACACCGACCTGCGCGTCGCCGCCGCCAACCTGGAACTGCAGCAGGCCGCACTGGCCCAGGTGCGCGCCGCCGAACAGCCGCAACTGTCGCTCTCCGGCGGCCCGGGCTTCGGCCACGTCTCGGGCCTGTCTGAACTGGCACCCGGCCTCAGCCCCTCCAACCAGTTCGCCTACAGCGTGGAAGCGGGCCTTTCCTACCAGGTCGATGTGGTGGGCGAACTGCGGCGTGCGGCCGAAGCGGCGCAAGCCGACTTCTCGGGCGCGGCGGCCGCGCTCGACCTGGCCCGCGTGAACGTGGCCGCGGGCACCGCACGCGCCTATGCCCTGGCCTGCGCCACGGGCCAGCAACTGAAGGTGGCCGAATCCTCCGTCAGCTTGCAGAAGGAGCAATTGGGTGTGGTGCAGCTGCTGCACGACGCAGGCCGCGCCGGTGCCACCGACCTGGCACGTTCGCGCGCGCTGCTCGCCCAGTTGGAAGCCTCGCCCCCCGCGCTGCAAGCGCAGCGCCAGGCCGCGCTGTACCAGCTGGCGGCCTGGCTGGGCCGCACGCCGGGTGCGCTGCCGGCCGCGGTGCAGCAGTGCGCCGCCGTGCCGCAGGTGGCCGGCGCGCTGCCGGTGGGCGACGGGGCAGCGCTGCTGCGCAGGCGGCCCGACCTGCGACGCAGCGAGCGGCAACTGGCCGCCGCCACCGCCCGCATCGGCGTGGCCACCGCGCAGCTCTACCCCAAGGTGTCGCTGGGCCTGTCGGCCAGCTCGACCGGGCCGGCCGGCGACTTCCTGGGCCGCGACACCTTCGCCTGGAACATCGGGCCCCTGATCCGCTGGAGCCTGCCCAACACGGGTGCCGTCCGCGCGCGCATCGCCGGCGCCGAGGCTGGCACCCGCATGGCCCTGGCAAGCTTCGACGGCGCCGTGCTGCAGGCGCTGCGCGAGACAGAGACTGCGCTGTCGGCCTACCGGCAGGAGCTGATCAGCGTGGAGGCACTGAAGCGCGCCCGGGACGACAGCGCCCAGGTGGCCCGGCAGGCCCAGCGCCTCTACGTGGGCGGCCGCAGCGCGTACCTCGATGCGCTAGATGCGCAGCGCTCGCTGGCCACGGCGGAGGCCAGCCTCGCGGCCGCGCAGGCGCGGGTGGCGCAAGAGCAGGTGGCGGTGTTCATGGCGCTGGGTGGGGGGTGGGAGTGA